In the Thermodesulfobacteriota bacterium genome, AAGGCGTCCAGTTCCACGCCGGGTCGCAGCACCGCCGTGCGCTTCCACTCCTCCTCGATAATGCGGCCCACGCCGTTGAGGTCCACCGTGGGGCCGGCCACCGTCCCGAAGACGAGCCGTCGGCCGGCGGTGCACACGGTGACGAAATAGGCGCCGGCCTGGGCGTAGTCGAAGCTCGGCAGGCGCGACGAGCGCCGGTGCGGAAGGTCGTTCGCCACGATTTCCCTCCTGCGGCGTAGGGGCGCACTGCGTGCGCCCGCGCGTTGGGCGGACCGGGAACGCCCCCTTGGGGTTGTCGTTGCCCCGAGGTGGGCGCACGTCTGTGCGCCCCTACGGGGGTGATTCTGGCGGCCGATGTAGGGGCGCACTGCGTGCGCCCGCGCGTTTTGCGGGCTGGGGTCAAGTCTCCTCCAGCCCCGCCAGGTACTTCTCCACCGCTTCCAGGGGATCGCGAGACTCCTCCAAGATCGTGGCGGTCAACCCCCATCGGAACCTTCGGTTGCGCTCCTCCGGGGGCGAGCGGTACCAGTCCGCGAGTTCGCGCAGGAAGAGCTCGCACCGGTGCCGCTCGGCGGCACGTGCCCGCCAAAGGTCGTGGTGCCAGAGGATGAGCTTTCGAGGTTGAGGTCGGCGAGGCGGCGCTCGGCCGCAGGGGCTGGCGGGGCGGCCCGTCAGGCCGCCACGCGGGCGCGCAGGTCCTCGAGGCCCCGTTCCAGCCGCCCCACGCGCTCGAGGATCAGCTGGTACTCGTCGCGGCGCACGATGACCTCGTAGAGCCGGGCGATGGAGCGGTTGGTCTCGTCCATGCGCCGCAGCAGGTCGCTGTGAAGCTGATCCATTCGCTTGTTGGTCTCGTCGATCCGCTTGTTGGTCTCGTCGATGCGGCGGCTCTGGTCGACCAGCTGCGCCTGGATGTCGTCGATGCGCTTGTTGGTGAGCTGGAGGATGGACTTGATCTCGGCGTTCTCCGCCCGGATCGCCCCGAGCTCCGGCAGCACCGACTCGTGGAGCATCCTCTTGAAGGCGTCCGTCATTTCCATGCGCCGCCTCCCTCCCCATCGGGCCCTGACCGGTTCCCGCAGTGTAGGGGGCCGGGCCGACCCTCGCAAGAGGCAGGGCTGCGCCAGCCCACACGGATCGAAACCGAACCTTCGTCTCGGGCACCGTAAGGGCGACGCGTGCGTCGCCCTTACGGTGCCAGGGCCGCCGCCAGGGCGTGCAGGGCCGACTGCGGGTCCCGGCCCAGGTGGAGGCGCAGGACCTTGCGGCCTCGGTCCAGCAGGGCTTGCCGGTCTCCAAGCGCCTGGGCGGCCTCCAGCACGCCGAAGCTCAGGGGGGCGCCCTCCTCGCCCGGCCCTTTCGGGCCGTCCGGGCCGTCGGGGATGACTGCGTCCCGGGCGGGGTCGGTGGTGAGCTGCACGAAGAGGCCGGCGCCCCCGTCCCCCTTGTGGAGCTGACCGGTGGAGTGGAGGTAGCGGGGTCCGTACCCCAGGGTGGTGGCCAGGCGGGTGCGGTCTCGCACCGACCGGCGCAGTCCGCCCAGGGCCTGGTCCATCCCAGGGGAAGGGGGCAGGTAGGCCTGGAAGGCCACGTAGGCGCCCGGCCCGGCTCCGTCCACGAAGGCGGCAAGCGCCGCGGCCGGGGTCTCGCCCCGGGACTCCCCGTACACACGCACCTCCCGGGAGCACAGCGACGGCTCGGTCTCGGGCAGGCGCCCCTGGGCCCGGTAGGCCGCCACGAGCTCCCGGGCCCGCACCTTGGTCGCCTCCACGTCGGGCTGGTCGAAGGGCGCCACCCCCAGGCGCCACCCGGCCACGGCGGTGGCCATCTCCCAGAGGAAGAACTGGGCCCCCAGGTCGTACAGATCGCGGAGCGCGAGGCGGATCACCGGGTGGCCGGCCCTCTCCAGGGCCGCCACGGCGCGGTCGTGGGTCTCGTCCCCTTCCAGGCGCAGGTGCACGAAGACCCGGTCCGGCCCGTACGCCTCCGGGGACGCCGGGGGCTCCCCCACCACGGGAAGGATGCCCCGGCCCTCCTTGCCGGTGCTCTCGGCCACCAGCTGCTCCACCCAGTCTCCGAAGCTCGACACCGCGGGGGAGAAGAAGAAGGTGAGCTTGTTCCGGCCCGCCAGGGCGAGCTCCCCCAGGGCCGCGCCCAGGCGGGCGGCCTGGTTGTCGCCCTGCACGGGGCAGTTGCACGCTGCGGCGTTGGCGGCGGCGGTGAGGGCGCGCTCCAGGAGCAGCTCCACGTCGGCCCCCACGAGGGCAGCGGGGACGAGGCCGAAGGGGATGAGGGCCGCGTACCGGCCGCCCACGTCCGGGTCGCTGAGGAAGATGTGGCGAAAGCCGTGGGCCCGGGCCAGGTCCGCCAGGGAGCTCCCGGGGTCGGTGACGGCGGTGAATTGGGCGCCCGCCCGGTCTCGCCCCAGGGCCCGGGCCGCGCGCTCGTAGAAGAAGCGGAAGAGGGAGAGGGTCTCCACCGTGCCCCCCGACTTGGTGGAGACGAGGAAGAGCGTCTTCCTCGGGTCCAGGGTCTCGGCGATGCTCAGCACGGCGTCCGGGTCGGTGGAGTCGCACACGGCAAGGTCCAGATGGCCCGGGGCGACCCCGAAGGTCTTGCGGTACACCTCGGGGGCCAGGCTCGACCCCCCCATGCCCAGGACCAGGGCGTGGGTGAGCCCCTCGGCCGCGACGGCGCGGGCGAAGTCCCGAAAGGGGGCGGTGGCGCCCCGCATCTCCTGGGGGGCCCGCAGCCACCCGAGCCGATTGGCGATCTCCGTGGGATCGGGCTTCCACACCGTGTGGTCGTGGTCCCAGATGCGGTGCATCACCCGCGCGCGCCGCAGGTCCTCCCAGGCCCGTTCCACGGCCCCCCGGTAGGGGCCGAGGCGAAACGAGGCTGCCTCCCTGGGCGCCCCGAGCCGCCCGCGCTTTTGCTCGACGCTCTGGAGGAGGGCGTCGAAGGACGCGGCGAACGCGGCCACCCCTTCGGCGAGGAGGCGGTCGGTCACGGCCCCGAGGTCGATGCCGAGTTCCCGAAGCTGGGCGAGGCGGGCGCGGGAGGCCCCCACCTCGCGGTCGACGGTGCGCGCCACCCGCCCGTGCTCCAAAAAGGCCTGGAGGGTCGCGGGGGGCACCGTGTTCACCGTGTGGGGCCCCACGAGCTCGTCCACATAGAGG is a window encoding:
- a CDS encoding bifunctional transaldolase/phosoglucose isomerase, with translation MTKLHELAALGQAVWFDYIRRSFLEAGELKALVDHGVRGVTSNPSIFEKAIAGSADYDADLARLVRQHLSVEELYEHLAIDDIRRAAKVLRRVYDETDGVDGYVSLEVSPALAHDTEATVAEARRLFGTLALPNAMIKVPATAAGIPAVRTLIGEGVNVNVTLIFSVAQYEAVAEAYLSGLERLASTGAHLARVASVASFFVSRLDTALDPELEARGRPELCGKAAVDNARCAYARFTELFQGPRWEALAARGARVQRPLWASTGTKNPAYPDTLYVDELVGPHTVNTVPPATLQAFLEHGRVARTVDREVGASRARLAQLRELGIDLGAVTDRLLAEGVAAFAASFDALLQSVEQKRGRLGAPREAASFRLGPYRGAVERAWEDLRRARVMHRIWDHDHTVWKPDPTEIANRLGWLRAPQEMRGATAPFRDFARAVAAEGLTHALVLGMGGSSLAPEVYRKTFGVAPGHLDLAVCDSTDPDAVLSIAETLDPRKTLFLVSTKSGGTVETLSLFRFFYERAARALGRDRAGAQFTAVTDPGSSLADLARAHGFRHIFLSDPDVGGRYAALIPFGLVPAALVGADVELLLERALTAAANAAACNCPVQGDNQAARLGAALGELALAGRNKLTFFFSPAVSSFGDWVEQLVAESTGKEGRGILPVVGEPPASPEAYGPDRVFVHLRLEGDETHDRAVAALERAGHPVIRLALRDLYDLGAQFFLWEMATAVAGWRLGVAPFDQPDVEATKVRARELVAAYRAQGRLPETEPSLCSREVRVYGESRGETPAAALAAFVDGAGPGAYVAFQAYLPPSPGMDQALGGLRRSVRDRTRLATTLGYGPRYLHSTGQLHKGDGGAGLFVQLTTDPARDAVIPDGPDGPKGPGEEGAPLSFGVLEAAQALGDRQALLDRGRKVLRLHLGRDPQSALHALAAALAP